A region of Silurus meridionalis isolate SWU-2019-XX chromosome 13, ASM1480568v1, whole genome shotgun sequence DNA encodes the following proteins:
- the admb gene encoding pro-adrenomedullin, translating into MKKVSQSILFWCLLAAFVPCVMNATLPPNSDGEKRLNVTQKKDLCMHNGSSEDSDENRDTGSLSSQSSDQPNGRVKRGCNLVTCSIHELAYRISQLSTKTNNAPPRKISPCGYGRRRRRSLLRRSSPQGGPSESLHAASP; encoded by the exons ATGAAGAAGGTTTCTCAAAGTATTTTGTTTTGGTGTTTGCTGGCTGCATTTGTGCCATGTGTTATGAATGCAACACTTCCTCCCAATTCTGATGGAGAAAAAAG ACTGAACGTGACACAGAAGAAGGATCTCTGTATGCATAATGGGAGTTCAGAAGATTCAGACGAAAACAGAGATACAGGGTCACTTTCATCACAGAGCAG TGATCAGCCTAATGGAAGGGTGAAACGGGGCTGTAACTTGGTCACCTGTTCAATCCATGAGCTAGCCTATCGGATCAGTCAGCTCAGTACTAAGACGAATAATGCTCCCCCACGCAAGATTAGTCCCTGTGGCTATGGCAGGAGACGGAGGCGTTCCCTCCTCAGACGCTCCAGCCCACAGGGAGGGCCATCTGAATCTCTCCATGCTGCAAGCCCATAG